One Nitrospira sp. genomic region harbors:
- a CDS encoding glycosyltransferase family 4 protein: MDVVCHVITKLELGGAQEVAMQVVSSLDRRRFRPVLIAGPDGLLTAEAHALQGVELQLIPSLGREIQLLHDLRALWELVATFRRLRPKIVHTHSSKAGILGRVAAWLAGVPCILHTIHGYGVTPAQPFWLQRLLIGLEWMVGRVTTHWIAVSQADRRQGLEWGLFTASQVSVVRPGIDPRAFSVRIESAERDRLRATLGVGPEDLLVGTVSCLKPQKSPEDFIRVAALVCQRMSAAHCILVGDGELRPRIEAMIQAEGLQGRVTLLGWRRDVPALLKALDVFVLTSQWEGLPCAILEARASRVPIVATRVGGAAEAIVEGIQGTLCPAGDVRAIAGRVCQMLGDERLRADLRNGNDQLPEEFTIQETVKQYQSLYTYLLHSRRPVGDVMKLQPNRLS, encoded by the coding sequence ATGGATGTAGTCTGTCACGTCATCACCAAGCTGGAATTGGGGGGAGCACAGGAAGTGGCGATGCAGGTGGTGTCGAGCCTGGATCGCCGGCGATTCCGTCCGGTGCTGATTGCAGGGCCCGACGGACTGTTGACCGCGGAGGCGCATGCGCTTCAGGGCGTGGAACTGCAGCTGATTCCTTCCCTGGGGCGGGAGATTCAATTGCTGCACGATTTGCGTGCCCTCTGGGAACTCGTCGCGACCTTCCGACGGCTCCGGCCAAAGATTGTCCACACCCACAGTTCAAAAGCTGGTATCCTAGGGCGCGTCGCTGCCTGGTTGGCCGGTGTTCCCTGTATTCTGCACACGATACACGGGTATGGTGTGACGCCCGCGCAGCCGTTTTGGCTTCAGCGACTGCTGATCGGGCTTGAATGGATGGTCGGGCGCGTGACCACCCATTGGATCGCGGTTTCGCAGGCTGATCGCCGTCAGGGGCTTGAATGGGGATTGTTTACGGCCTCCCAGGTGTCGGTGGTCAGGCCCGGCATTGATCCGCGCGCGTTCTCTGTTCGGATCGAGTCGGCGGAGCGCGACCGTCTCAGGGCCACACTGGGAGTGGGTCCTGAGGATCTGCTCGTGGGGACGGTCTCGTGCCTGAAACCGCAAAAATCGCCCGAAGATTTTATCCGTGTGGCCGCGCTGGTGTGCCAGCGGATGTCCGCGGCACACTGTATTCTGGTCGGGGACGGCGAGCTACGACCGCGCATCGAGGCGATGATTCAGGCAGAGGGACTTCAGGGGCGGGTCACCCTGCTTGGTTGGCGCCGTGATGTCCCGGCGCTGCTGAAAGCGCTTGACGTCTTCGTGTTGACCTCTCAATGGGAAGGCCTGCCCTGCGCGATTCTGGAAGCGAGGGCGAGCCGGGTTCCGATCGTGGCGACCCGAGTGGGTGGCGCTGCCGAAGCGATTGTGGAAGGCATTCAGGGAACGCTCTGCCCGGCCGGCGATGTCCGGGCCATCGCAGGGCGAGTGTGCCAGATGTTGGGCGATGAACGGCTCCGCGCGGACCTTCGGAACGGGAACGACCAATTGCCGGAAGAGTTTACCATCCAGGAAACCGTCAAACAGTATCAGTCGCTGTATACGTACCTCCTGCATAGCAGGCGGCCTGTCGGCGATGTGATGAAGTTGCAGCCCAATCGATTGTCATGA
- a CDS encoding NAD-dependent epimerase/dehydratase family protein, producing MRCLIIGGGGFLGSHLAIGLLAQGYVVRVLDRPNLQRFEGMQCPDSVEWYEGDFVNHDDLSAAISGCDILFHLAWTTLPKSSNGNPIYDVETNVLGTLRLLEVASQQKVRKVIFASSGGTVYGIPERIPISESHPTQPLCAYGISKLMAEKYLYLHHAMTGLDYCILRLANPFGERQKPTGSQGVVSVFLDKALRNEKIEIWGDGSVVRDYIYVGDVIDAFIKIATYTGEHRVFNVGSGEGKSLRDVVIAIETMLGRKIACAFSPGRSFDVPSNVLDISKIRTELRWEPRTSFNSGLFRMLSWLSLKCERGNKAIA from the coding sequence ATGCGCTGTCTAATTATCGGAGGTGGCGGTTTCTTAGGGTCTCATCTTGCGATTGGACTCTTGGCTCAAGGCTATGTGGTAAGAGTTTTGGATCGGCCTAATCTGCAACGGTTTGAAGGTATGCAATGTCCTGACTCTGTTGAATGGTACGAAGGAGATTTTGTCAACCACGATGACTTATCGGCCGCGATATCAGGCTGTGACATCCTCTTCCATCTTGCATGGACCACATTGCCAAAATCGTCAAATGGTAATCCCATTTATGACGTGGAAACTAACGTGCTGGGGACGCTGCGCCTTCTTGAGGTGGCATCCCAACAAAAGGTCAGGAAGGTGATATTCGCATCTTCCGGCGGGACCGTATACGGTATTCCAGAGAGGATCCCGATTTCAGAAAGCCATCCTACTCAACCCCTTTGTGCCTATGGTATCAGCAAGCTGATGGCCGAAAAATATTTATATCTTCATCACGCCATGACTGGGCTGGACTATTGTATTCTGCGTTTGGCTAATCCGTTTGGGGAACGTCAGAAGCCGACCGGTTCTCAAGGCGTGGTCAGTGTATTTTTGGATAAAGCTCTGAGGAACGAAAAAATAGAGATTTGGGGCGACGGCTCAGTGGTCCGAGACTATATCTATGTCGGGGATGTTATTGATGCATTCATAAAAATCGCAACCTATACCGGGGAACATCGAGTGTTCAATGTAGGAAGTGGCGAGGGGAAAAGTCTTAGAGATGTGGTTATCGCAATAGAGACTATGCTTGGTCGTAAAATTGCGTGTGCATTTTCTCCTGGACGGAGCTTTGACGTTCCCAGCAATGTATTGGATATTTCGAAGATTCGAACTGAGCTTAGATGGGAACCCCGAACATCTTTCAATAGCGGGCTGTTCCGAATGCTGAGCTGGCTTTCGCTCAAATGCGAGAGAGGGAATAAAGCAATTGCTTAA
- a CDS encoding glycosyltransferase family 4 protein, whose product MGPSSRYRVYQFLPHLQQAGIDCHVAPLFGATYFSILRLRSSLLQGCLKVPYVLARFLKRLGTLLTLGRQDLIVIEGQLFPYAPPLIERLLCWLQYRLVFELDDAIYLTHGHERKMPVLLAMAAGVIVGNDRLAAYATRFSSYVTVVPTVVDTARFVPKPIPTTVARDRADETITIVWIGLAYNLKYLDVVAPALRRLQERYPVKLRVVCSQPPALPGVDIEFRPWTWQREVDDLQDATIGVMPLEDTEWARGKCALKLLQYLAVGLPAVASPVGVNSDIIVDGENGFLATTEDEWYERLHALCRQPELRARMGQAGRRTVESHYSLALWGPRLADVYRSFAECAPNQAAPRPLHRSVSSHGHSTGGR is encoded by the coding sequence ATGGGCCCGAGTAGTCGCTATCGCGTCTATCAATTCTTGCCTCATCTCCAACAGGCGGGGATCGACTGCCATGTGGCTCCGCTGTTCGGTGCCACATACTTTTCCATTCTTCGATTGCGCTCTTCCCTGCTGCAAGGCTGTTTGAAAGTTCCTTATGTGCTGGCCCGCTTTCTCAAACGTCTGGGAACACTTCTTACCCTGGGCCGGCAGGACCTGATCGTGATCGAAGGGCAACTCTTTCCCTATGCGCCTCCGCTGATAGAACGGCTGTTGTGCTGGCTGCAGTACCGCTTGGTGTTCGAACTGGACGATGCGATTTATCTGACCCACGGCCATGAACGGAAAATGCCTGTGCTGTTGGCCATGGCGGCGGGAGTCATTGTCGGAAACGATCGGCTGGCCGCCTATGCTACCCGATTCTCATCCTATGTCACGGTGGTCCCCACAGTGGTGGATACAGCGCGGTTTGTACCGAAGCCGATTCCCACGACGGTCGCACGCGATCGAGCGGATGAGACCATTACGATTGTCTGGATCGGCCTCGCGTACAATCTCAAATATCTGGACGTGGTGGCGCCCGCGCTCCGCCGGCTCCAAGAACGGTATCCGGTGAAGCTTCGCGTGGTCTGTTCTCAGCCCCCGGCGCTCCCAGGCGTGGACATCGAGTTTCGCCCATGGACCTGGCAGCGCGAGGTGGACGATCTCCAGGATGCCACAATCGGCGTGATGCCGCTGGAGGATACGGAATGGGCGAGAGGCAAATGTGCGCTCAAGCTGTTGCAATATCTCGCAGTGGGATTGCCGGCGGTGGCCTCGCCTGTGGGCGTCAATAGCGACATCATCGTGGACGGGGAGAACGGATTTCTCGCAACGACCGAAGACGAGTGGTATGAACGCTTGCACGCGCTCTGCCGTCAGCCGGAGCTTCGAGCGCGCATGGGACAAGCCGGCCGCCGAACGGTGGAATCACACTACTCCTTGGCCTTGTGGGGGCCTCGGCTTGCCGACGTGTATCGGTCCTTTGCTGAATGTGCGCCGAATCAAGCGGCGCCGCGGCCTCTGCATCGCTCGGTTTCGAGCCATGGGCACTCGACTGGGGGCCGATGA
- a CDS encoding FAD-dependent oxidoreductase, giving the protein MILIVGAGLAGLSAAYHLRGLRYKLLEREREVGGLCRSYVKDGFTFDYTGHLLHFRQTAIKALVESLLPGQLQRHARKSYVFSHDTYTEYPFQVNTHGLPPEVVRECLLGFIATLSDPVSKPPAEGRSFKQWIVESLGEGIAKHFMVPFNEKLWQVPLDELTSDWVSWLVPKPDVKDVVSGALGIKDKAFGYNPSFQYPVSGGIKVLPEAFLPSVENLAFDSQLVEIETGRHRAVFRSAQGERTEEYDRLISTIPLPELVRRCVDLPASMRELAESLRWVSVYNVNLAVARERISDKHWIYFPEHRYPFYRAGFPMNFSASMGQPGCSSLYVEISHQPTERESDASLIERVRRGLAQAGVLLPSDDVVMSDVKDLHYAYVLFDRYRGRAVKELLGELDRRGISSIGRYGLWEHTSMEDAIAQGQRVAAHLRMKAAA; this is encoded by the coding sequence ATGATTCTGATTGTCGGGGCTGGCTTGGCGGGGTTGAGTGCGGCCTATCACCTGCGTGGCCTGCGGTACAAGCTTTTGGAGCGGGAACGCGAGGTCGGCGGCCTGTGCCGTTCCTATGTGAAAGACGGCTTCACGTTCGACTACACCGGCCATTTGCTCCATTTTCGCCAGACGGCGATCAAGGCATTGGTGGAAAGCCTGCTCCCCGGCCAACTGCAGCGACATGCCCGCAAGTCGTACGTGTTCTCACATGACACGTATACGGAATATCCGTTCCAGGTGAATACCCATGGTCTGCCGCCAGAAGTCGTGCGCGAGTGTCTCCTGGGCTTCATCGCCACATTGTCGGATCCTGTCTCCAAGCCGCCGGCGGAGGGTCGTTCCTTTAAACAGTGGATTGTCGAGAGCCTAGGTGAGGGAATCGCCAAGCATTTCATGGTGCCGTTCAATGAAAAGCTGTGGCAGGTGCCGCTCGATGAGCTGACCTCCGACTGGGTGTCGTGGCTTGTCCCGAAGCCGGACGTGAAGGATGTCGTCAGCGGTGCGTTGGGCATAAAGGACAAGGCCTTCGGCTATAACCCGTCGTTTCAGTACCCGGTGAGCGGCGGTATCAAGGTATTGCCGGAGGCGTTCCTGCCCTCGGTGGAGAATCTGGCGTTCGATTCCCAATTGGTGGAGATCGAGACGGGCAGGCATCGGGCTGTCTTCCGGAGTGCTCAGGGGGAACGCACCGAGGAGTACGACCGTCTCATCTCGACGATTCCATTGCCGGAACTCGTTCGCCGGTGCGTCGATCTCCCGGCATCGATGCGGGAACTGGCTGAGTCGCTGCGTTGGGTGTCCGTGTACAACGTGAATCTCGCCGTCGCTCGGGAACGCATTTCAGACAAACACTGGATCTATTTCCCGGAGCACCGGTACCCGTTCTATCGGGCTGGGTTCCCCATGAATTTCTCTGCCTCGATGGGCCAGCCAGGATGCAGCTCGCTCTATGTGGAAATTTCGCATCAGCCGACGGAGCGGGAGTCGGACGCATCGCTCATCGAACGGGTTCGCCGGGGATTGGCGCAGGCCGGTGTGTTGCTCCCGTCGGATGACGTCGTGATGTCGGATGTGAAGGATCTGCATTATGCCTACGTGCTGTTCGATCGGTATCGAGGACGGGCAGTGAAGGAGCTGTTGGGAGAACTGGACCGGCGAGGCATTTCGTCGATCGGAAGGTATGGGCTGTGGGAGCATACGTCGATGGAGGACGCGATTGCCCAGGGGCAGCGGGTTGCCGCGCACTTACGGATGAAGGCCGCCGCCTGA
- a CDS encoding undecaprenyl/decaprenyl-phosphate alpha-N-acetylglucosaminyl 1-phosphate transferase, with the protein MILLTLTFVVAVLLAMYGVPMARRAALKFGIVDNPDGRLKHQREPVPYLGGLAIYLAFLVSLAFTFEFRQDVLGIVLSGTLIVMLGLIDDFGVLSPGTKLAGQCLAVFVLIKSGIRIEIASLPDWVDIVLTVFWMIGIINAFNLLDIMDGLSAGVGIISAAFLCVVAVLNGDQTIAFMLAALMGSLLGFLRYNWRPASIYMGDSGAMFIGLMLGALSMIGKYTEGHSVSLLTPVLILGMPIFDTLFVMYIRFLRGLPVFLGSPDHMAIRLRHWGLSVTQVVLLSYLGAAVLGGIGMLVMAVPQDLALGLSGLTVIGLAAAAVALTRVNVSNGVVAVSHEAAPARSTERTGAV; encoded by the coding sequence ATGATTCTACTCACCCTCACATTCGTGGTTGCCGTGTTATTGGCGATGTACGGGGTGCCCATGGCACGCCGGGCTGCACTGAAGTTCGGGATTGTCGACAACCCCGATGGCCGGCTCAAGCACCAGCGAGAGCCGGTTCCATATCTGGGTGGGTTGGCGATTTACCTCGCGTTTCTCGTGAGTCTGGCTTTTACCTTCGAGTTTCGGCAGGACGTCCTCGGCATCGTGCTCTCGGGAACCCTGATCGTCATGTTGGGGTTGATCGACGATTTCGGCGTGCTCTCGCCGGGCACGAAACTGGCAGGACAGTGTCTGGCCGTCTTCGTGCTGATCAAGAGCGGGATCCGTATCGAGATCGCCTCCCTTCCCGATTGGGTCGATATCGTGCTGACGGTGTTCTGGATGATCGGCATCATTAACGCGTTCAATCTGTTGGATATCATGGACGGGTTGTCGGCCGGTGTCGGAATCATCAGTGCGGCATTTCTGTGCGTCGTGGCGGTGCTCAATGGTGACCAAACCATTGCGTTCATGCTGGCAGCGCTCATGGGAAGCCTCCTGGGGTTTCTGCGCTACAATTGGCGCCCCGCCTCCATCTATATGGGCGATTCCGGCGCGATGTTCATCGGCCTGATGCTCGGCGCCTTGTCCATGATCGGCAAGTATACGGAAGGCCATTCCGTCTCACTGCTGACTCCGGTGCTGATTCTCGGCATGCCGATTTTCGATACGCTGTTCGTCATGTACATCCGGTTCTTGCGCGGTCTGCCGGTCTTCCTCGGCAGCCCCGATCACATGGCGATTCGGCTGCGGCATTGGGGACTCTCGGTCACGCAGGTCGTGCTGCTCAGTTATCTCGGCGCGGCCGTCCTGGGCGGAATCGGCATGCTCGTCATGGCTGTGCCTCAGGATCTTGCCCTGGGGTTGAGCGGGCTCACGGTCATCGGTCTCGCTGCTGCTGCCGTGGCCTTGACGCGTGTGAATGTCTCCAACGGAGTGGTTGCCGTGAGCCATGAGGCTGCTCCGGCACGTTCGACAGAAAGGACCGGCGCCGTATGA